In Sorghum bicolor cultivar BTx623 chromosome 10, Sorghum_bicolor_NCBIv3, whole genome shotgun sequence, one genomic interval encodes:
- the LOC8083185 gene encoding protein PRD1 — translation MESDGDTSPPRPPTPAPLRACGAGHPASHSLPTSAGGRVCLSCAAALLSSAGTASTPSHHVAHALANLSLALADPAFLRPLRAAHPRFLAAPLAEALEGAADRRDAALAAQACDVAADLAAVVGSPADSELVARLARVLSSGSLVKHLHTLHCLGLLLNSTKDAAAYIGDKCSLFLNLVNDLRLPSDEIRGEILFVLYKLAILNATPWDNICQIEDLDLLAIGRSLLQLSLEVLLKTQNDAVRLNCIALLLTLAKKEPFDHLLISFQSSNNCIEAESMQTDYMSLNASLVLFAEAVKGSLLSTNLEVQTGTLDLIFHFLSSDANICALLQILIDENVADYIFEVLRLSGNNDLLVISSIRVLLLFARLEEKFKEKLAIGFSTLLPVLHYVAEIPFHPVQSHVLRLVWICMVNCSGILSMPQEEQIACTLTAILRRNVNGELDMSSETFILVCSILIEILKSPHAHDIEKLPSFIEEASKYAISSTLSHECDSMILILHSLLLLKEALIFCLEGSKYSIASTKDLEDSIMGTCGTILLQWLQSAVVDGNDEETLAEILQIFQIILSRASDKKPLKFAELLASSSWFSLSFGFMGLFPTDRVKSVVYLVTSSIVDRVLGCNYGETIRDAHIYLPSDPTEMMYLLGQCSTEDFNLASCQCAILSILYACSFYNERLCANNQILASVEQYILLNGGNFPYEINGSIMLTLLVHLYAFVRGISYSCSIPYSPEAENTLFHLIIHKDWDLLVTRVHSVAIKWLFQKQEIVEPLAFQMLKFCKTFCEDETVMLSNSSQSVDIQMISELVLSGETTISSLLVSLLDQMVKEGTEDEVFSVVSVIAEILMISPRSSDQFISCGIVGSFHGIYCLPYSSSSRTVCSYLIFNILRSASASTFGQEDEWLPLALKLLEFITSGIDYTSSGQEHKIVVGILCLVLHHSSSEFLIEPAKAIILNSSLVSLTDAIVNKACVKGPSLFQHNQETTFGEFLILVLLLAFFSLRSLHTILEASIDWQDFLQHSDDVQSFSVLGIPCHDLCRLMHFGSPSIKLIASQCLLELLKRISDQRSCIDAELRCSTKYLKSIIAVTEGLLFSEDSKVAGNCSACLSVILGWEKFGSQEKVAVRESKWFRLIMEEFVVALTAPGLTSKSFTSQQKFAAIIAVSLLRLSQVPDWLTSLFDGHLISGIVANLSARNVTAEIVILFSELMARKYLSQEHIVDLHNLFQVCRRQVYEGSSKAALPEQRVEKVARSTNDVLASLFALMNQCAESGTVQAEQQRLLRAIDLFFQESSRREQQCYVTATSPPQRQDTTMPGDSGPRQGRPSVNTSGSEWIRIRPE, via the exons ATGGAGTCCGACGGCGACACGTCGCCACCTCGCCCGCCTACGCCGGCGCCACTGCGTGCCTGCGGCGCGGGCCACCCGGCATCGCACTCGCTGCCGACCTCGGCGGGCGGCCGCGTCTGCCTCTCCTGTGCCGCGGCGCTCCTCTCCTCCGCGGGCACCGCCTCCACGCCATCCCACCACGTCGCGCACGCGCTCGCCAACCTCTCCCTGGCGCTCGCCGACCCGGCGTTCCTCAGGCCGCTCCGCGCCGCGCACCCACGCTTCCTCGCGGCGCCGCTCGCCGAGGCACTCGAGGGCGCCGCCGACCGCCGCGATGCCGCACTCGCCGCGCAGGCGTGCGACGTCGCGGCCGACCTCGCCGCCGTTGTGGGCTCCCCCGCTGATTCAGAGCTCGTCGCCCGCCTCGCCCGCGTCCTCTCCTCCGGCTCACTCGTGAAGCATCTCCATACG CTACATTGTTTGGGGCTTTTGCTAAACTCTACCAAAGATGCTGCAGCATATATAGGGGACAAATGTTCTCTTTTCTTAAACCTTGTTAATGATCTCCGACTTCCAAG CGATGAAATTCGTGGAGAGATACTCTTTGTTCTATACAAACTCGCTATACTAAATGCCACCCCATGGGACAATATATGTCAAATTGAAGATTTGGACCTTCTGGCAATTGGTAGAAGCTTGCTTCAGCTCTCTCTTGAAGTCCTACTCAAAACTCAAAATGATGCTGTTCGCCTGAACTGTATTG CATTGCTCCTTACTTTAGCAAAGAAGGAGCCCTTTGATCATTTGCTGATTAGCTTCCAGAGTTCTAACAACTGCATAGAAGCAGAGTCCATGCAGACAGATTATATGTCCCTGAATGCTTCTCTTGTTCTATTCGCTGAGGCTGTCAAAGGATCTCTGCTATCTACTAACCTAGAAGTTCAGACAGGGACATTGGATTTGATCTTTCATTTCCTGTCATCTGATGCAAATATTTGTGCTCTACTTCAAATTTTGATCGATGAAAATGTTGCCGATTACATATTTGAGGTTCTCAGGTTATCAG GAAATAATGATCTACTTGTCATTTCCTCTATTCGAGTACTATTACTTTTTGCGAGATTGGAGGAAAAATTCAAAGAAAAGCTTGCCATTGGATTTTCCACTCTTCTTCCTGTTCTTCACTATGTTGCAGAGATACCATTTCACCCAGTCCAGTCCCATGTTTTACGACTTGTTTGGATTTGCATGGTCAATTGTTCCGGTATCCTCTCAATGCCCCAAGAAGAACAGATAGCCTGTACTTTGACTGCAATCTTGAGAAGAAATGTCAATGGTGAACTTGACATGAGTTCTGAAACTTTTATTCTGGTTTGCTCAATATTAATAGAGATTCTGAAGTCACCTCATGCTCATGATATTGAGAAACTACCATCATTTATTGAAGAAGCATCAAAATATGCGATATCTTCAACATTGTCACATGAGTGTGATTCTATGATCCTCATTCTtcattctcttcttcttctgaaAGAAGCACTTATATTCTGCCTTGAAGGGAGCAAATACAGTATTGCTAGCACGAAGGATCTTGAGGATAGCATCATGGGAACTTGTGGAACTATTTTACTGCAATGGCTTCAAAGTGCTGTGGTTGACGGTAATGATGAAGAAACATTGGCAGAGATCCTTCAGATTTTCCAGATTATTTTGTCAAGGGCATCTGACAAAAAGCCGTTAAAGTTTGCTGAATTGCTAGCATCATCATCATGGTTTAGCTTGTCATTTGGATTCATGGGCTTATTTCCTACTGATCGTGTAAAATCAGTAGTATATTTGGTCACTAGTTCAATTGTTGACAGGGTTTTGGGATGTAATTATGGAGAAACAATTCGAGATGCACACATTTATCTACCATCAGACCCTACAGAAATGATGTATTTACTTGGGCAATGTAGCACAGAAGACTTCAACTTGGCATCATGCCAATGTGCTATTCTTTCTATATTGTATGCCTGTTCATTCTACAATGAAAG GCTCTGTGCTAACAACCAAATTCTGGCTTCTGTTGAGCAATACATCCTCCTCAATGGTGGGAACTTCCCATATGAAATTAATGGTTCTATTATGCTTACGCTTCTGGTCCATCTTTATGCCTTTGTCAGAGGCATTTCCTATAGCTGCAGCATTCCATATAGTCCAGAAGCCGAGAATACACTATTCCACTTAATCATACATAAGGACTGGGATTTGCTTGTGACCCGAGTCCATTCGGTAGCAATAAAATGGCTCTTTCAGAAACAAGAAATTGTGGAACCACTCGCCTTCCAGATGCTAAAGTTTTGTAAAACTTTCTGTGAAGATGAAACTGTCATGCTCTCAAACAGCAGTCAGTCGGTGGACATACAAATGATTTCCGAGCTTGTACTTTCTGGAGAAACCACCATCTCATCTTTGCTGGTTTCCTTGCTAGACCAGATGGTAAAGGAGGGTACAGAAGATGAGGTATTTTCAGTGGTCAGTGTTATCGCTGAAATACTCATGATCTCTCCGCGTTCTTCTGATCAGTTTATATCATGTGGTATTGTCGGTTCATTCCATGGCATATATTGCTTACCATACTCTTCAAGCAGCAGAACAGTTTGTTCCTATTTGATCTTTAACATCTTACGTTCAGCAAGTGCATCAACATTTGGCCAGGAAGATGAATGGCTTCCTCTTGCTCTAAAG TTATTGGAATTTATCACTTCGGGTATTGACTATACATCTAGTGGCCAAGAACACAAGATAGTAGTTGGGATACTATGCCTTGTTTTGCATCATTCATCAAGTGAATTTCTTATTGAGCCTGCAAAAGCCATAATCTTGAACAGTTCTTTGGTTTCTTTAACGGATGCCATAGTAAACAAAGCTTGTGTTAAAGGCCCATCATTATTTCAACACAACCAGGAGACAACCTTTGGAGAATTCCTGATTCTTGTACTTCTATTGGCGTTCTTCTCTCTAAGAAG CTTGCACACCATTCTAGAGGCAAGTATTGACTGGCAGGACTTCCTTCAGCATTCAGATGATGTCCAGTCCTTTTCTGTTCTCGGCATTCCATGCCATGATTTATGTCGTCTCATGCACTTTGGTTCACCTTCTATTAAACTTATTGCTTCACAAtgcctgttggagttgctcaagCGAATTTCAGATCAAAGGTCATGTATTGATGCTGAGTTAAGATGCTCTACGAAATATTTGAAGTCCATTATTGCAGTGACAGAGGGTTTGTTGTTCAGTGAAGACAGTAAAGTTGCTGGAAATTGCAGTGCCTGTCTCTCTGTGATTTTAGGATGGGAGAAATTTGGAAGCCAAGAGAAGGTGGCAGTCAGAGAATCTAAATGGTTCAGGCTAATAATGGAGGAATTTGTTGTGGCCCTGACTGCTCCTGGTTTGACGTCCAAATCTTTCACCAGTCAGCAGAAGTTTGCTGCAATTATAGCTGTTTCGTTGCTCAGGCTGAGCCAAGTGCCAGATTGGCTGACATCGTTGTTTGATGGGCATCTGATATCTGGCATcgtggctaatctttctgctaggAATGTTACTGCAGAAATCGTCATTCTCTTCAGTGAGCTCATGGCTAGGAAGTATCTCAGTCAAGAGCACATTGTTGATCTACATAACTTGTTCCAG GTGTGCAGAAGACAGGTCTACGAGGGAAGCTCCAAAGCAGCATTGCCAGAGCAAAGGGTTGAAAAAGTCGCGAGAAGCACCAATGACGTGCTCGCATCGCTCTTTGCCCTGATGAACCAGTGCGCAGAGTCCGGCACGGTTCAAGCGGAGCAGCAGAGACTCCTGCGTGCGATTGACctgttcttccaggagtctagcAGGAGAGAACAGCAATGTTATGTTACAGCTACTTCCCCACCACAGCGCCAAGACACAACAATGCCTGGGGATTCTGGACCAAGACAGGGTCGCCCAAGCGTGAACACATCCGGCTCAGAATGGATCCGGATCCGGCCCGAGTGA